Within the Taeniopygia guttata chromosome 15, bTaeGut7.mat, whole genome shotgun sequence genome, the region CTGACTCAGCCCAGGCGGCAGCTCCGAGCACTGAGCAGAACCCCTGGGGAACAGGCTCATCCCGCGGGATTGCTGCCCCGGGACGAGccccccgcccgctccccgTTCCCCGCTCACAGATGATGTTGTGCCGGGCGGTGCGCACTTGGTACAGGTCGATGTCCGAGCGGGGGAAGCCCTCAGCGTCCACCAGCGGCCCGTGCATCCCGACGCCCTTTTGCTGTGAGGGGAGAGGCGGCGGTTGGGAGGGGGCCGGGCCCGCACGGCgccccccggccctgcccgggcaccGACCCCCTCCAGCAGCTCGTAGCACGCCTTGATCTGCGCCTCCACCTCGTCCTTGCGCCGCACCAGCTGCTGCACATCGCTGACGGTGACGGGGCGGCCCTCGCCCGGATCCGCCATGGCCGCGGCCGGACGGGAGCCGGgacgggcgcggggcggggccggggcggggccagcgggacagGCGGCGACAATACCGGGATGACACAGCGCCGACAATACCGGGGGGACACAGCGGCGGCACTACCGGGGTGACACGGCACCGACACAGCGGCGGCAATCCCGGGGTGACACGGCACCGACACAGCGGCGGCAATCCCGGGGGGACACAGCTGCGGCACCGCCGCTGTGCCGCCGGCATGGGGTGGCACAGCGCTGTCACCGTCACTGGGTcacactgctgtgctggtgccGTGGGGTGGCTCTGAtgctggcacagcagtgtcACCATCAGTGAGTTACACAGCTTTGATGGTGACATGTAGTAGCACAGCGGTGTCACCACCACTGGGTGACACAGCCGTGGTAAACGATGttattccctgtccctgctgctggccccTCTCCGGTCTGTGGCACAGCACATTTGCCGGGTGCTGCATGGCATCCATGTCCCAGGGAGTGTGGCAGCAGGGGACAGCCCCGCCACGAgacccccagccctgtcctccGTGCCACTGGCACCCACCCAACCCCCTGTGCTCATCCTCTGGCCTTGCTGGTGGCTGCGACGTCCCACCACTCCCAGCCAGGTGGAATTTGTGCTCTGGTATCTCCCCTGCGGGGCCATCTCTtgccccctcctcctgctgtcccacattttggggtccctgcagCGCTGGGCTCACCGGGCCTGAAGGTGGCACCGCGTGGCCCCGTGCCCAGACACCACCACACCCCCAGCTGTGGGCAGGCTGCCCAGGATGACATGTCCCCAGGGAGGGGTGAATGTCCCCAGGGGCAGCGGGCGGGCCGGGGGATGTGCTGCCCAAATCGCGTCACTCCCACCCCCCCTGTGACTGTGACACGCAGGGGCAGGGATTTGGCTGCGGGGCCAGCAGTGTGCCAGCCCCCTCAGAGCCTCCCGTGCTGCACAGCCGCCCTCAGCACCCTGCACGTTTCACCCCGCAGTGCCACCGCCAGGGTGCAGGGACCCGTGACACGGCCCCAGTGACAGCCGCCACCACCCCCCTTTGAGCAGttcccagccaaaaccaaacacatcCCTGGGTTGGTGGTGGGGGAAGGTGGGGCCGAGGAGGAGCCTCCCCATCCCTTTATATTGAAAACCCCCCGTTCTTGCACTCTCTTTGCTTGTGTCACATTGCCAGGTCACAAAAATGGTGAGGGACAGCTGATGGGAATTAATTCAGACAACTGGGGCTCTGTGGCACAGGATGCCTTGGGAGATTTAAGCTCTGCTTGAATTCGGATTTTCCAGTGACTATGCTGGAAGTGGCGCAGCAGAACTGTTCCTCACAGCCTGACTTTGAATTCAGCTCCCGGGGGGCCGCTGTACTTGCCTGTCCCGCTAATGTCtctcttttctcattttctttcagacGTCCTACACAGATAAGGGAGAAAAGGTAAGAATTGGGTCCCTGTCCTGCCCTTCTGCCTGGTGTGAAACATTGGTTGTGTTACTGCAGATTGTATCAATTCCTTGTTTACCTGTTGAAATTAGAAGTAAAACTGCTCTGGCTGGGACACACAAGATCCTCGTTGTAAATTAGTATTAATAACTGAAATTTCTGGTCTGGGAGGAGAGTGATGAACAGGAGATGATGGGTATTTCCCATTCAAACCTAGCCTTAAGCAGAATCCTCGTTCCAtgcaacatttattttcaaatgctgcacttttttgcctcttttttcacttttaaagtGTGTCCACTGCAGGGTGGCCTGTGCCAGGTTGGGCAGTGGTGGGGAACAGAGCAAAGAGGGGTCTGTCCTGGTGCTGGTGGTTGTGTAAGAGCTTTTGTGAAAGAATTAATCTTTAACACAGCGAGGTCTGCAGGTGGGCAGCTCACTGGGATGGCCGCTtgtggggagcactgggagaactGGAACTGTGGCTGTGGGCAAAGGTGAATTGATGTTTTGTACCTTCCAACCTGCGGTGCAGGATCCTGTGGGGCTTGACTGTAAAGCACTTTGGAAAATCACCATTTGGGGGCTGTTATTTCAGATGCATTTGCAGGAGATggtcccagctgctgcttccccctgctctggagccgagcagtgctgcagaaaatgcagcagcagcagctttcagccccattttccctcccttttaGCCCCAACGAGGCCGCTTCATCCACTTCCACTCCATCACCTTCTGGGTCGGCAATGCCAAGCAGGTGAGAGGCCGGGCACAGTGCAAGGGGAGAGCggagcctggggacagcagtgccaggggacagcagtgccaggggacagcggagcctggggacagcggtgccaggggacagcagtgccaggggacACCTCCCAGGCGGGACAGGCCGGGCGCTGTAGGCATTGGCTGCCCGGGGGGCGTTGGTTCATCCCGGCtgcccctgggctgtgctgctgtcccaaacccagccctggcCTGGCGCCGGTGGCCTTGGTGGCCCTTGCGCAAGGCGAGGGGCGGCTGCCGGGGGCGTGGGACGTGAaccagcacgtggctgggctcagctgtggcccccagcctgcagagctgcatggGCTCATGGCAGCTGATTTCCATCCTTTGCCCTGGGCAACTTAAACACCTTCACACCCGAGCTGCTTTTCACCCAACCTGGCAGAAGGGGACACGCAGAAATGTCTCCTGCTCCATGGCAGCCCTCACAGAAAGTTCTGGAGGCAGCACTTCCCACTGAATGTGGGCTTTTTCCTCGATCCCAGACCTTTGTTGCCTCTGTTTGTTGCCCCTGGGCTGCGGGAGGAGGCGGAGAAGAATCTGCCTgttctcacacacacacagggcaaGTGTGACTTGCACCTGCCATGGTGGCTGTTCTCCATGGCCTGTGGGCCACCTGCACTGCAGCTTCAACCAGAGGGACTCTTTCCTGCCCGCAGGCTGCATCCTACTACTGCAACAAGCTGGGGTTCGAGGAGCTGGCCTACCGGGGGCTGGAGACCGGCAGCAGGGAGGTGGTGTCACATGTCATCAAGCAGGACAAGGTAAGGGAGCCCTGACAGAGGTgccactgccagggcagggaaaggTGAGGTGCATCAGACATGAGGGTGCTGCCAAACCCACCATGAAAACCATCACCTGTGGCTCCATCCTCacctctcctcctcttcctcgaCAGATCGTGTTTGTTTTCTCATCTGCTCTGAACCCAGGGAATGAGGGTAGGTGTCACTGGGGGGGATGGAGTAGAAAATGGCCATGGCACAACAAAGCAGTTCTGCTCATGCCTGTGGCTGTTCCTGCTCGGGGCAGAGATGGGGGAGCACCTGGTGAAGCACGGGGACGGGGTGAAGGACGTCGCCTTCGAAGTGGAGGACTGTGACTTCATCGTGCAGGTGGGCAGCCCCTCCACCACCTCCCACACAGCCCCCCAGAACGGTGAGGGGAGACAGGGAGGGCCTTGGGATGTCCTCCCTGGCCCAGGGGAGCTGTGGCAGGACGGGATCTCTCTCCTTCTGCCCAGAAAGCCAAGGAGCGCGGTGCCGTGGTGGTGAAGGAGCCGTGGGTGGAGCAGGACAAATTTGGGAAGGTGAAGTTTGCAGTGATCCAGACGGTgagtggcagggcagggccatgGAGCTGGCTGTACCTGGGAGGGCCCTGCATAAACAAAGGCACAACACGAccacttttccccctcacaGTACGGTGACACCACCCACACCTTGATAGAGAAGCTCAACTACAAGGGCCTGTTCCTGCCTGGGTACCACCCGCCCCTCTTCAAGGACCCCCTGCTGCCCAAGCTGTGAGTACTTTCCAGAGGGTCCTGCCTGGCTCTTTGCCACCGTATTCTGGTGGGATATCCCACCGAGGAGCTGGACAGGTCCCCACTGCCTTGCCCTGGAGCCCCCCAGGCTGTGGGGTACCCCTGAGCCTGGCTGAGACCCTCCTTATCTTCCCCCCACAGACCAAGCACCAAGCTCAGCTTTGTTGATCATGTTGTGGGGAACCAGCCTGACCTCCAGATGGTCCCAGTGGCAGACTGGTAAGAGTGGGGAGAGCTGGTGGGAggtgggatggagcagcagcacagctctgctggtcTCACCACTTATAACAGGGCTGATGaaaccagagcagagctccaTTACTGTGGGGATGGAGCAAGGGCTTGACTGTGCCCCTTGTGACCTGGACAGGTACCAGAAGAACCTGCTCTTCCACCGCTTCTGGTCAGTGGATGACAAGCAGCTGCACACCGAGTTCAGTGCCCTGCGCTCCATCGTGGTCACCAACTATGAGGAGACCATTAAGATGCCCATCAATGAGCCAGCACCTGGCAAGAAGAAATCCCAGATTCAGGTGAGTGGATGCTGGTGGTTGATCCATGTGGCTGCCTCCACTCCCAGGGGGATCTTGGTGAAGGAAAAGGGACCAAAGGTCCTGATTTGGAGCCCGAGCAGATCTGCTAAAGTGGCTGCTAAAAAGCAATCCTGACAAACCCCAggggagctgctgagcagagccagttTACCCCATCTCATCAACAGTGTCTTTGCCATTCCATGGTGCCCCTGAGCTGATCTTGTCTGCATATTTTTATGCATCCCACCATTGCCTTCACAGCTATAGCTGTGCTGTCACTACCATGGTGACATCTTTTCCCTGTAGGAATACATTGATTACTACGGAGGGGCCGGAGTCCAGCACATCGCACTGAACACCCCCGACATCATCTCAGCAGTGAGTGCAGTCCTgggaccccctgccctgggacctcctgccctgggacctcctgccctgggacctcctgccctgggaccccctgccctgggacccccctgccctgggacccccctgccctggctctgggcaCGGTGCTCATCACAGGGTGCACCATGACCCTGTCAGGGTACAAGGACACAGAGCCATGGCCTTTGTGCTGGTTGTTTACAACCAGGATTAACTGCCCAGAAGGgacctgtgcagggacaggagttgAACTTTGGTGATTCTTATGAGTGTCTGCCAACTAAggatattttatgattctatgcCCCTCCAGCTTAAAGCAATTGGGGTCTGCCTTGGTGGCACC harbors:
- the HPD gene encoding 4-hydroxyphenylpyruvate dioxygenase, translating into MTSYTDKGEKPQRGRFIHFHSITFWVGNAKQAASYYCNKLGFEELAYRGLETGSREVVSHVIKQDKIVFVFSSALNPGNEEMGEHLVKHGDGVKDVAFEVEDCDFIVQKAKERGAVVVKEPWVEQDKFGKVKFAVIQTYGDTTHTLIEKLNYKGLFLPGYHPPLFKDPLLPKLPSTKLSFVDHVVGNQPDLQMVPVADWYQKNLLFHRFWSVDDKQLHTEFSALRSIVVTNYEETIKMPINEPAPGKKKSQIQEYIDYYGGAGVQHIALNTPDIISAITNLKQRGMQFMDVPSSYYQVLRERLKTAKIKVKENIDKLEELKILVDFDEKGYLLQIFTKPVQDRPTVFLEVIQRHNHQGFGAGNFKSLFEAIEMDQDARGNLTVLEPNGETKRM